The following are encoded in a window of Rubellicoccus peritrichatus genomic DNA:
- the gyrB gene encoding DNA topoisomerase (ATP-hydrolyzing) subunit B, whose amino-acid sequence MAKKKAKDPVSYDVDSLGKLEGLEAVRKRPGMYIGNVTNGDALHHCVFEVVDNSVDEHLAGFCQNINVVIHLDGSCSVEDDGRGIPVKVHKEFGKPGVEMVLTELHAGGKFGQGGYKVSGGLHGVGASCVNAVSEWLVAEIHRDGEIHKMGFARGDVTEPLHVVGPTKTTGTKITFLRDTEIFVTEHEYKYDQLAKRLRELAFLNPGISITFKDERDDRSETFKFDQGAAQYVSWLNRNKAVLTQEPIHFVGEIAPDDEKPEEMIAVDVALQYNDTYNEQIYPYANSIYNGDGGTHLSGFRTSLTRAVNTYAKANKLLKDKDPSISGEDVREGLTAVISVKLHNPSFNNQTKDKLLNQEVDGIVQRVMGDKLKIYFDQNPKVAKRIIDKCVSAARAREAARKARETVRKSVMSGGGLPGNLADCSEKNPELCEVFIVEGDSAGGSAKQGRDRRYQAILPLFGKPLNVEKARLDKMLNNKNIRLLITALGTGIGAEGDGAFDLTKARYHKVILMADADVDGSHIMTLYLTFFFRFMRPLVEAGYIYIAQPPLYKIKRKRREQYVDNDVQMNRILLELGSEDVILTRLRDSHDFTAAKVDRAVEAISQIEVLGRGVSRYGCPVYKYLDAHDEKTHELPKYIARIRTGNQEEFVFLNTDEDRTAFYTENEITEDMFAGMTIREKVIDDITYQQRISVHEIHEALALTKVLKELAKIGLDIHQFSPTEEARYTLTENKGQKNENVVEMHTILSLVEQIRLFGRKGLTIQRYKGLGEMNPKQLYETTMDPEKRRLLKVDISDAAKADATFSMLMGEDVPSRRAFIEDNALNTSYLDA is encoded by the coding sequence GTCGCGGCATCCCGGTTAAGGTCCACAAGGAATTTGGAAAACCCGGTGTGGAAATGGTGCTGACAGAGCTTCATGCGGGTGGAAAATTTGGCCAGGGTGGCTATAAAGTTTCCGGCGGGCTCCACGGTGTGGGTGCCAGTTGTGTGAATGCAGTCTCCGAATGGCTCGTAGCTGAGATTCATCGCGATGGCGAAATTCACAAGATGGGTTTTGCCCGTGGTGATGTGACTGAGCCGTTGCACGTTGTCGGGCCAACCAAAACCACCGGCACGAAAATTACTTTTCTGCGCGATACAGAGATTTTTGTCACAGAGCACGAATATAAGTATGATCAACTGGCCAAGCGCTTGCGTGAGCTTGCCTTCCTCAATCCTGGCATTTCGATTACTTTCAAGGATGAGCGCGACGACCGCAGCGAAACCTTTAAGTTCGATCAAGGTGCTGCGCAGTATGTTTCCTGGCTCAATCGTAATAAGGCGGTTCTGACCCAGGAGCCGATTCACTTTGTCGGTGAAATTGCTCCGGATGATGAAAAACCGGAAGAGATGATCGCCGTCGATGTTGCTCTGCAATACAACGACACTTACAATGAGCAGATCTATCCTTATGCCAACTCCATTTATAATGGTGATGGCGGTACGCATTTGTCTGGCTTCAGGACATCATTGACTCGTGCGGTCAACACCTATGCCAAGGCCAACAAGTTATTGAAGGATAAGGACCCCTCAATCTCCGGGGAAGATGTTCGTGAAGGACTAACCGCTGTTATTTCGGTCAAGCTTCACAATCCAAGTTTCAATAATCAGACCAAGGACAAGCTGCTCAATCAAGAGGTAGATGGCATTGTGCAGCGTGTGATGGGTGACAAATTGAAGATTTACTTCGATCAAAATCCAAAGGTTGCCAAGCGCATCATTGATAAGTGCGTTAGCGCAGCGCGTGCTCGCGAAGCTGCTAGAAAGGCCCGTGAAACAGTGCGCAAGTCGGTTATGTCCGGCGGTGGATTGCCAGGGAATCTTGCTGATTGCTCAGAGAAAAATCCAGAGCTTTGTGAAGTCTTTATTGTTGAGGGTGACTCAGCTGGTGGTTCCGCCAAGCAGGGGCGTGATCGTCGTTATCAGGCGATCCTTCCGCTTTTCGGCAAGCCGCTTAACGTCGAGAAGGCGCGTCTCGACAAGATGTTGAATAACAAAAATATTCGCCTTCTGATCACTGCTCTTGGAACAGGGATTGGGGCAGAAGGAGACGGCGCATTTGATTTAACCAAAGCACGTTACCACAAAGTTATCCTAATGGCTGACGCGGATGTGGATGGTTCGCACATCATGACGCTTTACCTGACCTTCTTCTTCCGCTTCATGCGGCCATTAGTTGAGGCAGGATACATTTATATCGCACAGCCTCCGCTCTATAAGATCAAGCGTAAGCGCCGTGAGCAGTATGTGGACAATGATGTGCAAATGAATCGTATTCTTTTGGAGCTTGGCTCCGAGGATGTGATTCTTACACGCCTGCGTGATAGTCATGACTTTACTGCCGCCAAGGTGGACCGCGCTGTCGAGGCCATTTCCCAGATCGAAGTATTGGGCCGCGGTGTTTCCCGTTATGGATGTCCGGTTTATAAATATCTGGATGCACATGATGAAAAGACGCATGAGCTCCCGAAATATATTGCGCGTATTCGTACTGGTAACCAGGAAGAGTTTGTTTTCTTGAATACGGATGAAGATCGCACTGCGTTCTATACTGAGAACGAGATCACGGAAGACATGTTCGCGGGCATGACCATTCGTGAGAAGGTGATTGATGATATTACCTATCAACAGCGAATCTCAGTTCATGAAATCCATGAGGCCCTGGCCTTGACCAAGGTTCTGAAGGAGCTGGCCAAGATTGGCCTCGATATTCACCAGTTTAGTCCGACGGAGGAAGCACGTTATACGCTGACCGAAAACAAGGGCCAGAAAAACGAGAACGTTGTCGAGATGCACACCATTCTCTCACTCGTCGAACAGATCCGCCTCTTTGGACGCAAAGGTCTGACCATTCAGCGATACAAAGGACTGGGTGAGATGAATCCAAAGCAGCTTTATGAAACAACGATGGATCCGGAAAAGCGCCGCCTTCTCAAGGTCGACATTTCCGATGCTGCCAAGGCCGATGCCACTTTCTCCATGCTTATGGGTGAAGATGTTCCATCCCGTCGCGCATTTATTGAAGACAACGCACTGAACACAAGTTACCTGGACGCCTAA
- the gyrA gene encoding DNA gyrase subunit A: MYTENERLEPRSITDIMETAYIDYSMSVIVSRALPDARDGLKPVQRRILYAMQQEGLLHNRPFDKCAGVVGEVLKNYHPHGDISVYDALVRMAQKWVMRYPLIDPQGNFGSVDGDPPAAYRYTEARLHAMAEELMRDIDMDTVDFVPNYKESTTEPSVVPAGLPNLLMNGSTGIAVGMTTNIPPHNLTELINGINLIIDKPNCTIDELMLLIPGPDFPTGGTISGTTGIEQYMRTGRGIVRVRGSAHTEELKNGKEQVVITEIPYNVNRANLTVKIAELVNNKTFDEVSDLRDESDENTRIVIELKRGESSRVVINKVAKHTAFESSFGVIMLALDDRRPKQMNIKEMLECYIEHRRDVVYRRTQYLLKKAEDRAHILEGYKIALNNLDDFVKIIRASQNRDEARTRIMEKYPLSERQTNAILDMRLYQLTGLEREKIEEEYRQLMEKIEYYRSILSNEQVLLGVIKEELEALKEKFETPRRTQILPAEGEFRMEDVIANEGCIITVSHGGFIKRTAVSSYRSQKRGGKGVIGSGQHDEDFVEHLFTASTHDYIMFFMNNGRVYVEKVYEIPEGTRISKGRSVVNVLQMQKDERIASMICVKEFSDSHHLVMCTKKGIIKKTNLAAYQNYRKGGTIGIKIDEDDELIGSKLTNGENELVLVTREGMSIRFQETDLRDQGRATRGVKGVTLKKENDCVKAIEVVDTNATLLIAGENGQGKRTEYSEYRTQSRGGSGIIALKTASVVAGALSVHEGDEVMMLTVGGQAVRSPVKDIRVIGRATQGVRLINLAEGDRLVGICRVVEVEDSDAEGGEAEE, from the coding sequence ATGTATACAGAAAACGAACGCCTCGAGCCCCGTTCCATTACCGATATTATGGAGACCGCTTACATCGATTATTCGATGTCGGTTATTGTCTCCCGTGCCTTGCCCGATGCCCGTGACGGTTTAAAGCCCGTCCAGCGTCGTATCCTTTACGCAATGCAACAAGAGGGACTGCTTCACAATCGTCCCTTTGACAAGTGTGCTGGTGTCGTCGGTGAAGTTCTGAAGAACTACCACCCGCATGGTGATATCTCAGTTTATGATGCCTTGGTGCGTATGGCTCAAAAATGGGTCATGCGTTATCCGCTGATTGATCCACAAGGTAACTTTGGTAGCGTCGATGGTGACCCACCGGCGGCTTATCGTTATACGGAAGCACGTCTCCATGCCATGGCTGAAGAGTTGATGCGTGACATCGACATGGACACGGTCGACTTTGTCCCGAATTATAAGGAGTCGACCACCGAGCCAAGCGTGGTTCCTGCTGGATTGCCGAATCTCTTGATGAACGGTTCAACGGGGATTGCCGTGGGGATGACGACAAACATTCCACCACATAACCTGACAGAACTTATCAATGGAATTAACCTGATCATCGATAAGCCGAACTGTACGATCGATGAGCTTATGCTCCTGATCCCAGGGCCTGACTTTCCAACAGGTGGCACCATTTCCGGCACAACTGGTATTGAGCAGTATATGCGGACTGGACGTGGTATTGTTCGTGTGCGTGGTTCAGCCCATACTGAAGAGCTGAAGAACGGCAAGGAACAGGTCGTCATCACTGAGATCCCTTACAATGTTAACCGCGCAAACCTCACCGTTAAGATTGCTGAGTTGGTTAACAACAAAACCTTTGATGAAGTCAGCGATTTACGTGATGAGTCTGATGAAAACACGCGCATCGTCATTGAGTTGAAGCGTGGTGAGTCCTCGCGTGTGGTCATTAATAAGGTGGCCAAGCATACGGCTTTTGAATCCTCGTTTGGTGTCATCATGCTGGCGTTGGATGACCGTCGTCCAAAGCAGATGAATATCAAGGAAATGCTCGAGTGCTATATTGAGCATCGCCGTGATGTTGTTTATCGCCGCACCCAGTATCTTTTGAAGAAGGCTGAAGATCGTGCTCACATACTTGAGGGGTACAAGATCGCGCTCAACAACCTCGATGACTTTGTAAAAATCATTCGTGCATCGCAGAATCGTGATGAAGCCCGCACGCGTATCATGGAGAAATATCCATTGAGCGAGCGTCAGACAAATGCGATTCTTGATATGCGACTCTACCAGTTGACTGGACTGGAGCGCGAAAAGATCGAAGAGGAATACCGCCAGCTGATGGAGAAGATCGAGTACTATCGTTCTATCCTAAGTAATGAACAGGTCCTTCTCGGTGTGATTAAAGAAGAACTGGAAGCACTTAAGGAAAAGTTTGAGACTCCTCGCCGCACTCAAATCCTTCCGGCTGAAGGTGAGTTCCGGATGGAAGACGTTATTGCCAATGAAGGTTGCATAATCACGGTTTCTCATGGTGGTTTTATCAAACGCACCGCAGTCAGCAGTTACCGTTCGCAGAAGCGTGGTGGTAAGGGTGTGATTGGCAGTGGTCAGCATGATGAAGATTTTGTTGAACACCTTTTCACGGCATCAACGCATGACTATATTATGTTCTTCATGAACAATGGCCGGGTATACGTTGAAAAGGTTTACGAAATTCCCGAAGGTACGCGTATTTCGAAGGGACGTTCCGTTGTCAATGTGCTTCAAATGCAGAAGGACGAGCGTATTGCTTCCATGATTTGTGTGAAGGAGTTTTCTGATTCCCATCACCTTGTGATGTGCACGAAGAAGGGCATCATCAAGAAGACAAATCTGGCCGCCTACCAGAACTACCGCAAGGGTGGGACTATTGGTATCAAGATTGACGAAGATGATGAATTGATCGGCTCGAAGTTGACCAATGGTGAAAACGAATTGGTCCTTGTGACCCGCGAAGGTATGTCCATCCGCTTCCAGGAAACTGATTTGCGTGACCAGGGGCGTGCGACCCGCGGAGTCAAAGGTGTTACACTGAAGAAAGAGAACGATTGTGTGAAAGCAATCGAAGTGGTTGATACCAATGCCACACTTCTTATCGCTGGTGAAAACGGCCAGGGCAAGCGGACGGAATATTCTGAATATCGGACGCAGAGCCGTGGTGGCTCAGGCATTATTGCACTCAAGACCGCATCGGTCGTGGCTGGCGCACTGAGCGTTCATGAGGGCGATGAAGTTATGATGCTTACTGTCGGGGGACAGGCCGTTCGCTCACCGGTTAAGGATATTCGTGTGATCGGTCGTGCGACCCAAGGCGTCCGTCTCATCAATCTCGCAGAAGGCGATCGTCTCGTTGGTATCTGCCGTGTTGTTGAGGTTGAGGATAGTGATGCCGAAGGCGGCGAAGCCGAGGAATAA